One window from the genome of Gimesia aquarii encodes:
- a CDS encoding DUF1559 domain-containing protein — protein MYRQRFQEETKQEHRRGFTLIELLVVIAIIAILIALLLPAVQQAREAARRSQCKNNLKQYGLALHNHLDTFGAFPPGYVCYDESGNRFQTGGWQNGQNEFGFHWLVMLLPYMEQPGLWDQIKTCGDNLKARTDGTSNPWDHCEWLAPAHIGRQRLPAFNHCPSAPQDNSQFSDGTYGLEALAKGNNYAASWGSGNMLSWESRTTRGAFGCYFSTQQEVAIPSGGSGDLFQQGKGMTDSDFVDGMSNTVAISEIVGADGFASGTSTDIRGVWLSPAMGATIFTAFNNPNAKVPDILAACDTNIPVDTNPFLNCTEDRTTADVYAAARSYHTGGVNALLADGAVRFISDNVDNAAVWRPLNTIRNEETIGEF, from the coding sequence ATGTATCGTCAACGTTTTCAGGAAGAGACGAAACAAGAACACCGTAGAGGATTCACATTAATTGAATTACTAGTCGTGATTGCGATTATTGCGATTCTCATTGCACTATTGTTGCCAGCTGTGCAACAAGCGCGTGAAGCAGCACGACGCTCACAGTGTAAGAATAATCTCAAGCAATATGGCCTGGCTTTGCACAACCACCTTGATACCTTTGGTGCGTTTCCACCAGGCTATGTATGCTACGATGAATCGGGCAACCGCTTTCAAACTGGGGGTTGGCAAAATGGCCAGAATGAATTCGGATTTCACTGGTTAGTCATGCTTTTACCTTACATGGAACAACCTGGTTTGTGGGATCAGATCAAAACCTGTGGTGATAATTTAAAAGCGAGAACTGATGGCACGAGTAATCCTTGGGACCATTGTGAATGGCTAGCTCCTGCTCATATTGGTCGTCAGCGATTGCCGGCATTTAATCACTGTCCTTCAGCACCTCAAGATAATTCTCAGTTCTCTGATGGAACTTACGGCTTGGAAGCATTAGCCAAAGGGAATAATTATGCTGCCAGTTGGGGATCAGGTAATATGCTTTCCTGGGAATCTCGTACAACACGAGGAGCCTTTGGTTGTTACTTCTCAACTCAACAGGAAGTTGCTATTCCTTCTGGAGGCTCTGGTGACTTGTTCCAACAGGGCAAAGGAATGACAGATAGCGATTTTGTGGATGGAATGAGCAATACAGTAGCCATTAGTGAAATTGTGGGCGCTGATGGTTTTGCTTCTGGTACCAGTACTGATATCCGGGGAGTCTGGCTCTCACCGGCAATGGGAGCGACCATTTTTACCGCTTTTAATAACCCCAATGCAAAAGTACCTGATATTCTTGCTGCCTGTGATACGAACATTCCAGTAGATACCAACCCGTTTCTGAATTGTACTGAAGATCGGACAACTGCTGATGTCTATGCTGCCGCGCGCAGTTACCATACGGGTGGTGTGAATGCATTATTGGCAGATGGCGCAGTGCGTTTCATCAGCGATAATGTTGATAATGCAGCTGTCTGGCGGCCTTTAAACACAATTCGCAATGAAGAGACTATTGGTGAATTTTAA
- a CDS encoding tetratricopeptide repeat protein, translated as MNNRETATLNPLHDSNDFNTSGHVNPSRGRTVSFLFAILLTCLAGWWLQNIRSAGGLSLPYVRSDIIIVSFLCMLPLALLLTEWICVELKRRRFQLFLLVQSLFFIGTVIILIQAVNNAQSSSTFSSSDAWESLVLRPTVAFFVMTSFLLVVGNLVLTQETTQIKSKGALVWFLALLTALVIPRFYVESRVDEAVIKIEEYIASGRLGDARRLTREVTVLSPWVQIDSKPAGDVAHDLDRACYDLEQSLAFMKLRPVPSEEQTYHAARLHTILGQPAKAIRLLEPWSEKSSTSPLTLQLLGNIYQHQENWANSERYFRRSLKAWQKLPKSEQQQVGIVSAWKGIAFAERKRGNYEAAENAYLSALSLAPTADQHFLLAQFYEDTQQTAKANKHAQQAMVLNPTHYETSGKKLIASLQKQHFGCLSVWRHGSQ; from the coding sequence ATGAATAACCGCGAAACAGCGACTTTAAATCCATTACATGATAGTAATGACTTCAATACTTCAGGTCATGTCAACCCAAGCAGGGGCAGAACGGTTTCTTTCCTGTTTGCGATTCTTTTGACTTGTCTGGCTGGTTGGTGGTTACAAAACATACGTAGTGCAGGAGGCTTGAGTCTGCCTTATGTGCGTTCCGATATCATCATTGTCAGCTTTCTTTGTATGTTGCCATTGGCTTTGCTCTTAACTGAATGGATTTGTGTTGAATTAAAACGTCGTCGTTTTCAATTATTTCTTCTTGTGCAGTCTCTGTTTTTTATAGGAACAGTGATCATCCTAATTCAGGCTGTCAACAATGCTCAGTCAAGCAGTACTTTCAGCAGCAGTGATGCCTGGGAATCACTCGTTTTGCGCCCTACAGTGGCTTTTTTTGTAATGACCTCCTTTTTGTTAGTAGTGGGGAATTTAGTACTAACGCAAGAAACGACTCAAATAAAGAGCAAGGGAGCATTGGTCTGGTTTCTCGCGTTATTGACGGCCCTGGTGATACCTAGGTTCTATGTTGAATCGCGAGTTGATGAAGCCGTGATCAAAATTGAAGAATATATCGCCAGCGGTCGGTTAGGCGATGCACGACGATTAACGCGCGAAGTGACTGTATTGTCTCCCTGGGTGCAAATCGATAGCAAACCTGCCGGCGATGTTGCCCATGATCTTGATCGAGCCTGTTACGATCTTGAGCAAAGTTTAGCATTCATGAAGTTACGACCGGTTCCTAGTGAAGAGCAGACGTATCATGCCGCCCGATTACATACCATATTGGGACAACCTGCTAAGGCGATCAGACTATTAGAACCATGGTCTGAGAAATCATCGACCAGCCCACTCACTCTTCAGTTACTGGGGAATATTTATCAACATCAGGAAAACTGGGCGAATAGTGAACGATACTTTCGACGATCACTCAAAGCCTGGCAGAAGTTGCCAAAATCAGAGCAGCAACAGGTGGGAATTGTTTCTGCCTGGAAAGGGATTGCATTTGCTGAAAGGAAAAGAGGGAACTATGAAGCAGCAGAAAATGCGTATTTATCGGCGTTGTCATTGGCTCCCACGGCGGACCAACACTTTTTACTCGCGCAGTTTTATGAAGATACTCAACAAACAGCAAAAGCAAACAAACATGCTCAGCAGGCGATGGTACTCAATCCGACCCATTACGAAACATCTGGTAAGAAACTGATTGCCTCTTTGCAAAAACAGCATTTTGGCTGCTTGAGCGTCTGGCGTCATGGAAGTCAGTAA
- a CDS encoding LamG-like jellyroll fold domain-containing protein: MINRKHLRFTALSILLLSTFSSLDAAGQQTVMLQEPWQSQYTKANAAGKHVLGLWTFDETDAGEDLSGNGHTAKFKGAKVESQGRFGAALRSFPGFPVEDKRHYAIVKDSPKLSPQGPFTLEMWINPGKDIEKAHSAFLLDKKYAGHTDYQLLFNRAGSSGTRILKAVLGFGASSETWYSDPLKLKPGTWYHIVFLYDGAGRGRFLVNGIPHGEKTISGIGSVAAGTRPLTIGDRNGSNYGGFPGLVDQVRISEGELEFRPVRFERISQRACFIRMEKNCTIAFQVTNLQKKLLPETTVTWLLNGEAQGTSALKNLQTGQPQEVLFPLNTSLRPDQYLLTAKLKTAGPLNTSAEESFPIQIVSRKLPDQFPVIMWGAGISEIDRLKEIGFTHAAGLRANYSKIFKAGKPALADSEQRVTEVRAGLDRGLANGISFYASLSPGTYLRNQEKYQRMNRDGTKKSSREDICASIPAIKEYCYNVGASVVQTYQDYPAFDSALLHTEVRGHSRPCFHQHDLEAFKKHAGFDVPAEVGSPYGVSYSKLKDFPKNRVVKDDHPLYVYYKWHWKKGDGWNDLNSDLERGLNSTDKTLWTWYDPAMRVATVFGSGGNVDVLSHWTYTYPDPIRINVVLDEMFAMARGSKKQQDVMKMTQIIWYRSQTAPKPKKPEDIPATQATWEQEQPDADFITISPMQLREAFWAKISRPIKGIMYHGWQSLVPTDGTYAYRLTNTQTQHELKRLIHEVVQPLGPTLRNIPAAKNDIAFYESFASQVFARRGTLGWNGYWLGDAHQMLQWAGLQTDVVFDETITQQGLDQYKVLVIMHGDVVTKSVLKKIEAFQQRGGLVIADEFLTPAIQPDIRVRSYSRTGKADVDKQEFQKKAMELKAALSGKYNRFVDSSNQNVVHYSRRGKITDYIFLVNDHREYGKYVGHHGRVMENGLPSETTLSINRGEGYLYDLVNHQPVLTQKSAGKQTFSLQLGPGAGGIYMLMQDPIERITVDVPDQLKRGESANVSLNVTSQHGKPVSAVIPVEVTIEDSEGRIAEQSGFRALVDGKQSFPIQIAPNDKAGIWRVHVKELASGKTSDAHFRVMDDNSSVKPNYKNIKGFNPAQPAG, from the coding sequence ATGATCAATCGAAAGCATCTTCGATTTACTGCTTTGTCTATTCTTTTGCTGAGTACTTTTTCTTCGCTTGATGCTGCAGGCCAACAAACTGTAATGCTTCAGGAGCCATGGCAATCGCAGTACACGAAAGCAAATGCTGCCGGAAAACACGTCCTTGGATTATGGACGTTTGATGAAACTGATGCAGGCGAAGATCTTTCCGGCAATGGTCATACCGCAAAATTTAAAGGAGCTAAGGTTGAATCACAAGGGCGATTTGGTGCCGCTTTGCGGTCTTTTCCTGGTTTTCCTGTCGAAGACAAAAGACATTATGCAATTGTGAAAGATTCTCCCAAACTGTCTCCGCAGGGACCTTTCACACTCGAAATGTGGATCAACCCTGGTAAAGATATCGAAAAGGCCCACTCTGCATTCCTTCTGGATAAAAAGTATGCGGGTCACACCGATTATCAACTCTTGTTCAATCGAGCAGGGAGTTCAGGCACTCGAATCCTCAAAGCGGTTCTCGGTTTTGGCGCCTCATCGGAAACCTGGTATTCTGATCCACTCAAATTAAAACCGGGTACATGGTACCACATTGTATTTCTCTATGACGGAGCAGGGCGTGGACGATTTTTAGTCAATGGAATCCCCCATGGCGAAAAAACAATTAGTGGGATTGGCTCTGTTGCAGCAGGAACAAGACCCCTGACCATTGGTGACCGTAATGGAAGTAATTATGGTGGTTTTCCTGGTCTCGTTGATCAAGTCCGAATCAGTGAGGGGGAATTAGAATTTCGCCCGGTTCGCTTTGAGAGAATCTCCCAACGTGCCTGTTTTATTCGCATGGAAAAAAATTGTACAATTGCGTTTCAGGTGACGAATTTGCAAAAGAAGTTACTTCCTGAAACGACGGTCACCTGGTTGCTGAATGGTGAAGCGCAGGGAACTTCGGCTCTAAAAAACTTACAAACCGGTCAGCCACAGGAAGTGCTATTTCCACTAAATACGTCATTACGACCAGACCAGTATTTGTTGACCGCAAAATTAAAAACAGCCGGACCACTAAATACATCTGCTGAAGAATCTTTTCCCATTCAAATCGTTTCTCGAAAATTGCCAGATCAGTTTCCCGTTATAATGTGGGGAGCGGGAATCAGCGAGATTGATCGTTTGAAAGAGATCGGATTTACGCATGCGGCAGGACTGAGAGCCAATTATTCAAAAATATTTAAAGCAGGTAAACCGGCTCTGGCTGATTCTGAGCAGCGAGTAACAGAGGTTCGCGCGGGGCTTGATCGTGGCCTAGCCAACGGAATTTCTTTTTATGCTTCACTCTCTCCTGGTACGTATTTGCGTAACCAAGAGAAATATCAGCGAATGAATCGCGATGGAACCAAAAAATCAAGTCGCGAGGATATTTGTGCCTCGATCCCTGCTATAAAAGAATATTGCTATAACGTAGGGGCATCCGTTGTTCAAACTTATCAAGATTACCCTGCCTTCGATTCAGCTCTGCTGCATACTGAGGTACGTGGCCATTCACGTCCCTGTTTTCATCAACATGATCTTGAAGCGTTTAAAAAACACGCCGGGTTTGATGTTCCCGCAGAAGTAGGGTCTCCGTATGGTGTCTCCTATAGCAAACTGAAAGACTTTCCTAAAAATCGCGTTGTGAAAGATGATCACCCGCTTTATGTCTATTACAAATGGCACTGGAAAAAGGGAGATGGTTGGAATGACTTGAACAGTGATCTGGAACGTGGTCTCAATTCTACAGATAAAACACTCTGGACCTGGTATGACCCTGCAATGCGAGTTGCTACTGTTTTTGGTTCTGGAGGGAATGTCGATGTACTTTCACATTGGACTTACACTTATCCCGATCCCATTCGTATTAACGTCGTACTCGATGAAATGTTCGCGATGGCACGCGGTTCAAAAAAACAACAAGATGTGATGAAGATGACACAGATCATCTGGTATCGCTCACAGACTGCTCCAAAACCGAAGAAGCCTGAAGATATTCCTGCAACACAAGCAACCTGGGAACAGGAACAACCTGATGCTGATTTTATTACCATTTCACCGATGCAATTACGTGAAGCATTCTGGGCTAAAATATCTCGTCCGATTAAAGGGATCATGTACCACGGTTGGCAGTCTTTGGTTCCCACTGATGGAACATACGCGTATCGCTTAACAAACACGCAAACACAGCACGAACTGAAACGCCTGATTCATGAGGTTGTGCAACCCTTGGGACCGACTTTGCGAAACATTCCTGCTGCTAAGAATGATATCGCGTTTTATGAAAGTTTTGCGTCCCAGGTTTTTGCGCGCCGAGGAACTCTGGGCTGGAATGGGTACTGGCTGGGAGATGCCCATCAGATGCTGCAATGGGCAGGATTACAAACCGATGTCGTCTTTGATGAAACCATTACTCAACAGGGATTAGACCAGTACAAAGTTCTGGTCATTATGCATGGTGATGTTGTTACCAAATCTGTTTTGAAAAAGATAGAGGCATTTCAACAACGCGGTGGTCTTGTGATTGCAGATGAATTTCTCACCCCTGCGATTCAGCCTGATATTCGAGTTAGATCTTATTCTCGAACTGGTAAGGCAGACGTTGACAAACAAGAATTCCAGAAAAAAGCGATGGAATTAAAAGCAGCCTTATCAGGCAAGTATAATCGATTTGTTGACTCTTCTAACCAAAACGTAGTTCATTATTCTCGACGTGGGAAGATTACGGATTATATTTTCCTGGTCAATGATCATCGCGAATATGGAAAGTATGTGGGACATCATGGTCGTGTGATGGAAAATGGACTGCCTTCTGAGACAACTTTGTCCATTAACCGGGGAGAGGGATACCTCTATGATTTGGTGAATCACCAACCAGTTTTGACTCAAAAGTCCGCAGGCAAGCAGACTTTTTCTCTTCAATTGGGGCCTGGAGCAGGGGGGATTTATATGCTCATGCAGGATCCCATTGAACGTATTACCGTTGATGTTCCTGATCAATTGAAACGAGGTGAGTCTGCTAATGTCTCTCTCAATGTGACCAGTCAACATGGTAAACCCGTTTCAGCTGTGATTCCTGTCGAAGTGACTATTGAAGATTCCGAAGGACGCATCGCTGAACAATCTGGTTTCCGAGCTTTGGTTGACGGCAAGCAGTCCTTCCCCATTCAAATCGCCCCTAATGACAAAGCAGGCATCTGGCGTGTCCATGTGAAGGAACTGGCATCTGGCAAAACTTCAGACGCACATTTTCGAGTGATGGATGACAATTCTTCAGTGAAGCCCAATTACAAGAACATCAAAGGCTTCAATCCGGCACAACCTGCTGGTTAG
- a CDS encoding HAD-IIB family hydrolase: MNVDPRFNQQTPPPLVVMTDLDGTLLDHNTYSYTPAIPVLARLKAAGIPLILNTSKTAAELEVIRKELENSAPYVVENGSAVFIPAEYFDGELENPAQKSGYYMHVLGALRSEILELVHKIRIDKKFLFTGFADMEVSEVIAHTGLSETDAILAATREFSEPLIWQDSARQLLNFEALIANHGLRLLKGGRFVHVIGACDKGKCLHWLRERFTNSCGARPAFVALGDSQNDVAMLNAADTAVIVRSSKHEPPVLEKRSSIIITEEIGPQGWADALTQILDETLS; the protein is encoded by the coding sequence ATGAATGTTGACCCACGTTTTAATCAACAAACACCCCCTCCACTTGTTGTCATGACAGATTTGGATGGGACATTGCTGGATCACAATACATATTCTTATACACCAGCGATACCAGTATTAGCACGTCTCAAAGCAGCTGGTATTCCTTTGATTCTGAATACCAGCAAAACAGCCGCTGAACTTGAAGTGATACGCAAAGAGTTGGAAAACTCAGCCCCTTATGTCGTGGAAAATGGTTCGGCTGTTTTTATACCTGCTGAGTATTTTGATGGGGAATTGGAAAATCCTGCCCAGAAATCGGGATATTACATGCACGTTTTGGGGGCACTTCGTTCAGAAATTTTGGAATTGGTTCACAAAATTCGTATAGATAAAAAATTCCTGTTTACCGGATTTGCAGACATGGAAGTCTCTGAAGTCATTGCGCATACGGGCTTATCGGAAACAGACGCTATACTTGCAGCAACACGAGAATTCTCGGAACCACTAATCTGGCAAGACTCGGCACGTCAATTGCTTAACTTTGAAGCACTGATTGCCAATCATGGATTACGGCTGCTTAAAGGTGGCCGGTTTGTGCATGTGATTGGCGCGTGTGACAAAGGAAAATGTCTGCATTGGTTAAGGGAGCGTTTTACTAACTCGTGTGGTGCGCGACCTGCTTTTGTGGCACTCGGCGATAGCCAAAATGATGTCGCCATGTTGAACGCAGCAGACACTGCCGTCATCGTGCGCTCTTCCAAGCATGAACCACCGGTCCTTGAAAAGCGATCTTCAATCATCATAACTGAAGAAATTGGCCCACAAGGATGGGCTGATGCGTTAACCCAAATACTGGATGAAACACTTTCCTGA
- a CDS encoding glycosyltransferase family protein: MGDFYQNGIITTLHNLASRSNAEMEAELIRFSEVRPMSLVLPCLYSELEGPALDKIVTELAKVGYLNEIVIGLDRADESQYKHAIEFFSRLPQNHRILWNDGPRLQAVNNMLQEQGLAPKELGKGCNVWYCLGYILAQGTTSSVALHDCDILTYDRSLLARLIYPVANPSFNYQFCKGYYARVAESKMNGRVTRLLVTPLMRALKKILGSLDYLEYLDSYRYPLAGEFSFRVDVINDIRIPSDWGLEIGVLSEVKRNFSTNRLCQVDIADKYDHKHQKLSVEDAQAGLSKMSIDISKGIFRKLATNGVVFSTETFRSIKATYYRIALDFIETYRNDAIINGLKFDVHNEEKAVELFAENVLKAGLHFLENPMETPFIPSWNRVQSAIPDIFRHLCYAVDDDYREFS; encoded by the coding sequence ATGGGAGACTTTTACCAAAACGGTATCATTACAACACTACATAACCTTGCTTCACGTTCTAATGCAGAGATGGAAGCGGAATTGATCCGGTTTTCTGAAGTTCGCCCGATGAGCCTCGTGCTCCCCTGTCTGTACAGCGAACTCGAAGGACCGGCTCTCGATAAGATTGTCACAGAGCTGGCAAAAGTTGGTTATCTAAATGAGATCGTGATTGGTTTGGACCGGGCCGATGAATCGCAATACAAACACGCGATTGAATTTTTTAGTCGCCTGCCTCAGAATCATCGCATACTCTGGAATGATGGTCCTCGGCTCCAGGCAGTCAACAATATGCTACAAGAACAGGGACTGGCCCCGAAAGAGCTGGGGAAAGGTTGCAATGTCTGGTACTGTCTCGGCTATATTCTTGCACAGGGAACGACTTCTTCGGTAGCCTTACATGATTGTGATATTTTGACATACGATCGTAGCTTGCTCGCACGTTTAATTTATCCGGTTGCAAATCCCAGCTTCAACTATCAATTTTGTAAAGGTTATTACGCACGGGTCGCAGAGAGTAAGATGAATGGCCGGGTAACTCGATTATTAGTCACCCCCTTAATGCGCGCATTGAAAAAGATCCTGGGTTCATTAGATTATCTCGAATACCTGGATAGCTACCGTTACCCACTGGCGGGTGAATTTTCATTTCGCGTTGATGTGATTAATGATATTCGGATTCCCAGTGACTGGGGTCTGGAAATCGGAGTGCTCTCGGAAGTCAAACGTAATTTCTCAACAAACCGATTATGTCAGGTTGATATTGCCGACAAATATGATCATAAACATCAGAAGTTATCTGTTGAGGATGCACAAGCGGGTCTCTCTAAAATGTCTATCGATATTTCAAAAGGTATTTTTCGAAAGCTGGCCACCAACGGCGTTGTATTTTCGACTGAAACATTTCGTTCTATCAAAGCCACTTACTATCGAATTGCTCTGGACTTTATAGAAACCTATCGTAACGATGCCATAATTAATGGGTTAAAGTTTGATGTACACAACGAAGAAAAAGCGGTTGAATTATTCGCTGAAAATGTATTAAAGGCAGGGCTGCATTTCTTGGAAAACCCAATGGAAACCCCTTTCATCCCCAGTTGGAACCGTGTCCAAAGTGCAATTCCAGATATCTTCAGACATCTGTGTTACGCCGTTGATGATGACTACCGGGAGTTTTCCTGA
- a CDS encoding sugar phosphorylase yields MTDPVEHSAISEYRFHIENHLRIIYPDLDHAEFAQSLIDIMCPDTGECRTPETHQNHWTQRDIIMITYGDSLLTEGQPPLETLLNFAETFLQDTINGIHILPFFPYSSDDGFSIIDYQQVNEKLGNWSHINAIAKQFQLMSDLVINHCSSQSRWFEQFKRGKSPGKNYFFCATPKDDISKVVRPRTNELLQLIETPEGPRYVWCTFSHDQVDLNFANPELLKEIIKIIKLYLDHGVRIFRLDAIAFIWKIPGTSCLSLPETHEIVRLLRTLIQFVSPKAIIITETNIPNRENLAYFGNSNEAHAIYNFSLPPLLVNAMLRGSCQHLKTWMMSMPPALHGTTYLNFIASHDGIGLRPAEGLMSEEEIGEMVSMMEQFGGLTSMRSLAGGGMRPYEINISLFEAMKGTLDGEDECQIERFLCAHAIMLALEGIPAIYIHSFLGTRNDHTAVEQTGRSRSINRHRWDYQHLLSVLEDESSTHSRVFQGLCHLINVRIRQPAFHPNATQFTLHLGDSVFAFWRQSMNRQQSIFAINNITNKEQIIPLSDINLIGTDSWVDLISGELYSDLHGDLVLNPYQVIWLTNLLDHH; encoded by the coding sequence ATGACCGACCCAGTTGAGCATTCTGCAATCAGTGAATATCGATTTCATATCGAAAACCATTTGCGCATCATTTATCCCGATCTCGATCATGCGGAGTTTGCTCAGTCACTGATTGATATTATGTGTCCTGACACTGGAGAATGCCGGACACCAGAAACACATCAAAATCACTGGACTCAACGCGACATCATCATGATTACTTATGGCGATAGTCTGCTCACGGAGGGGCAGCCGCCTTTGGAAACATTGCTGAACTTTGCAGAGACATTTCTGCAAGACACCATCAATGGAATTCATATCCTTCCATTTTTTCCTTATAGTTCCGATGATGGCTTTTCAATCATTGACTATCAACAAGTCAATGAGAAACTAGGCAACTGGAGCCATATCAATGCAATTGCTAAACAATTTCAATTGATGTCAGATCTTGTGATCAATCATTGTTCAAGCCAAAGTCGCTGGTTTGAACAGTTTAAACGGGGAAAGTCACCAGGCAAAAATTATTTCTTTTGTGCAACGCCAAAAGATGACATCTCTAAAGTAGTTCGTCCAAGAACAAACGAGCTATTACAATTGATAGAAACACCCGAAGGCCCTCGCTATGTATGGTGCACTTTCAGTCATGATCAAGTCGATTTGAATTTTGCAAATCCAGAATTACTAAAAGAAATTATCAAGATTATTAAATTGTATCTGGATCATGGTGTCAGAATTTTTCGACTGGATGCAATTGCCTTTATCTGGAAAATTCCAGGTACGAGCTGCTTAAGCTTACCAGAGACCCATGAAATTGTGCGATTATTACGAACGCTGATCCAATTTGTCTCACCGAAAGCGATTATCATTACTGAGACAAACATCCCAAATCGTGAAAATCTGGCTTACTTTGGGAACTCAAACGAAGCGCATGCGATCTATAATTTTTCTCTGCCTCCCCTGCTGGTCAACGCAATGCTACGTGGTAGTTGCCAGCATCTAAAAACATGGATGATGAGCATGCCCCCCGCACTGCATGGAACAACATACTTAAATTTTATTGCTTCGCATGACGGTATCGGACTCCGCCCTGCCGAAGGGTTAATGAGCGAAGAAGAAATCGGCGAAATGGTTTCTATGATGGAACAATTTGGTGGATTGACATCAATGCGTTCTCTCGCGGGTGGGGGCATGCGTCCTTATGAGATTAATATCTCCCTATTCGAAGCGATGAAAGGAACTCTGGACGGTGAAGATGAATGCCAGATCGAACGCTTTCTTTGCGCCCACGCAATTATGCTGGCTTTAGAAGGAATTCCCGCGATCTACATTCACAGTTTCCTCGGCACACGGAATGATCATACCGCTGTGGAACAGACAGGCCGTAGTCGTTCTATCAATCGTCATCGCTGGGATTATCAGCATCTTTTGAGCGTGCTTGAAGATGAATCATCAACACATTCACGAGTCTTTCAGGGACTTTGTCATCTGATAAATGTCCGCATCCGCCAACCAGCCTTTCATCCTAACGCAACTCAGTTTACTTTACACTTGGGAGATAGTGTATTTGCTTTCTGGCGTCAAAGTATGAATCGCCAACAGAGCATCTTTGCGATCAACAATATCACTAATAAGGAACAAATCATTCCCTTATCAGACATTAATTTGATTGGTACTGATTCATGGGTCGATCTGATCAGCGGTGAATTGTATTCAGACCTGCATGGTGACTTGGTTCTCAACCCATACCAGGTAATCTGGTTGACAAACTTATTAGACCACCATTAA
- a CDS encoding VOC family protein: MASTSSDLQELVPLLFVDDLSRSVDFYIEQLGFDIKLTWEPEGTLSWCRIERGNAALMLQLAVPDEDGTANERSKGVGLFFNCGDAQAMYEEFLSKGLSLEPPQVAFYGMNQLFLRDPDGYELCFQNQVEPPEEQ; this comes from the coding sequence ATGGCGAGTACGAGTTCAGATCTTCAGGAGTTAGTACCACTTTTATTTGTCGATGACCTCTCTCGCTCAGTTGATTTTTATATTGAACAGCTTGGTTTTGATATCAAACTCACGTGGGAGCCGGAAGGTACATTGTCCTGGTGTCGGATCGAACGTGGGAATGCTGCCCTGATGTTACAATTGGCTGTTCCCGATGAAGATGGAACTGCTAATGAACGTAGCAAGGGAGTAGGCCTCTTTTTCAACTGCGGTGATGCACAGGCAATGTACGAGGAATTTTTATCAAAAGGACTCTCGCTCGAACCACCACAAGTCGCTTTTTATGGTATGAATCAGCTTTTTCTGAGAGATCCAGATGGTTATGAGCTCTGTTTTCAGAATCAAGTCGAACCACCAGAAGAGCAATAG
- a CDS encoding type 1 glutamine amidotransferase domain-containing protein: MSGSLPLSGSKFLLFVGDDYEDLELWYPKLRLEEAGAKTIMAGLESGKTYLGKHGYPAVSQATIDSINSSDYQGVICAGGWMPDKLRRFEKVLSLLKEFHTSEKLIAAICHGGWMPISAGIYHGVKVTGSPGIKDDLINAGAIWEDTPVVIDRHFVSSRRPGDLPDFCKGILEVLLQEK; the protein is encoded by the coding sequence ATGAGTGGTTCCCTACCCTTGTCAGGTTCAAAGTTTCTGTTGTTTGTTGGTGATGATTACGAAGATCTTGAACTTTGGTATCCCAAACTTCGTCTGGAGGAAGCGGGTGCCAAAACGATCATGGCAGGTCTCGAATCAGGAAAAACCTATCTGGGGAAACATGGTTACCCTGCAGTCTCACAAGCAACAATCGACAGTATCAATTCGAGCGACTATCAGGGCGTCATCTGTGCGGGCGGGTGGATGCCTGACAAACTCCGGCGTTTTGAAAAGGTTTTGTCATTATTAAAGGAATTCCATACGAGTGAGAAACTGATTGCCGCCATCTGTCATGGAGGCTGGATGCCGATTTCAGCAGGGATTTACCATGGGGTCAAAGTCACTGGCTCACCAGGCATCAAAGATGATCTCATTAATGCAGGTGCCATCTGGGAAGATACTCCCGTTGTCATCGATCGGCATTTCGTTTCAAGTCGTCGACCAGGAGATCTGCCCGATTTTTGTAAAGGAATATTGGAAGTGCTGCTACAAGAAAAATGA